The following coding sequences lie in one Hippoglossus hippoglossus isolate fHipHip1 chromosome 14, fHipHip1.pri, whole genome shotgun sequence genomic window:
- the LOC117774629 gene encoding interferon-induced transmembrane protein 3-like isoform X1 gives MDPDCQRGEAVPLYEGKYNGYPDQPGQFGPSGQFGPPGQFGPPGQFGPSGQFGPSGQFGPSGQFGPPGQFGPSGQFGPSGQFGPSGQVGPSGQFGPSGQFGPSGQGGQPGKPVGPVVVDHTTVEITTAPPRDHFIWSILSLFYANICCLGLAALICSVKARDRKMVGDMVGARHHSSTARKLNIINASLFAVLIIIAIIFFFY, from the exons ATGGATCCTGATTGTCAGAGAGGTGAGGCTGTTCCACTGTATGAGGGGAAGTATAATGGATACCCTGATCAGCCTGGACAGTTCGGCCCTTCTGGACAGTTTGGCCCACCTGGACAGTTTGGCCCACCTGGACAGTTTGGCCCTTCTGGACAGTTCGGCCCTTCTGGACAGTTCGGTCCTTCTGGACAGTTCGGCCCACCTGGACAGTTTGGCCCTTCTGGACAGTTCGGCCCTTCTGGACAGTTCGGCCCTTCTGGACAGGTCGGTCCTTCTGGACAGTTCGGCCCTTCTGGACAGTTCGGCCCTTCTGGACAGGGCGGACAGCCTGGAAAGCCTGTTGGACCTGTAGTGGTTGACCATACCACTGTGGAGATCACCACTGCGCCCCCCCGGGACCACTTCATCTGGTCCATTCTCAGTCTTTTCTACGCAAACATATGTTGCCTCGGACTGGCAGCTCTCATCTGCTCGGTCAAG GCCAGAGACCGGAAGATGGTTGGAGATATGGTTGGTGCCCGACACCACAGCTCCACCGCCCGCAAACTCAACATCATCAATGCAtctctgtttgctgtcctgATCATCATTGccattattttcttcttctattaa
- the LOC117774629 gene encoding collagen alpha-1(XXIII) chain-like isoform X2 encodes MDPDCQRGEAVPLYEGKYNGYPDQPGQFGPSGQFGPPGQFGPPGQFGPSGQFGPSGQFGPSGQFGPPGQFGPSGQFGPSGQFGPSGQVGPSGQFGPSGQFGPSGQGGQPGKPVGPVVVDHTTVEITTAPPRDHFIWSILSLFYANICCLGLAALICSVKVSSCVTCSIIHLPVGCLYKPSLSIFPAKLSHVLKETQPLNK; translated from the exons ATGGATCCTGATTGTCAGAGAGGTGAGGCTGTTCCACTGTATGAGGGGAAGTATAATGGATACCCTGATCAGCCTGGACAGTTCGGCCCTTCTGGACAGTTTGGCCCACCTGGACAGTTTGGCCCACCTGGACAGTTTGGCCCTTCTGGACAGTTCGGCCCTTCTGGACAGTTCGGTCCTTCTGGACAGTTCGGCCCACCTGGACAGTTTGGCCCTTCTGGACAGTTCGGCCCTTCTGGACAGTTCGGCCCTTCTGGACAGGTCGGTCCTTCTGGACAGTTCGGCCCTTCTGGACAGTTCGGCCCTTCTGGACAGGGCGGACAGCCTGGAAAGCCTGTTGGACCTGTAGTGGTTGACCATACCACTGTGGAGATCACCACTGCGCCCCCCCGGGACCACTTCATCTGGTCCATTCTCAGTCTTTTCTACGCAAACATATGTTGCCTCGGACTGGCAGCTCTCATCTGCTCGGTCAAGGTGAGCTCATGTGTGACGTGTTCGATCATTCATCTCCCAGTCGGCTGTCTTTACAAACCAAGTCTAAGTATTTTTCCTGCGAAATTGTCACAcgttttaaaagaaacacaacctc tcaacaaGTGA